One window of the Montipora foliosa isolate CH-2021 chromosome 4, ASM3666993v2, whole genome shotgun sequence genome contains the following:
- the LOC137999547 gene encoding metalloproteinase inhibitor 3-like — MNLVAFYSIVISVLVGSLTTCQACSCAKSHPQEMYCRAQFVIRAKILSQEFLTEDNKTLAFNLRVQKIFKGETQLNQTDAIQRHGSKKRSLIARAYTASDGARCGVTLFSNTVYLLSGRVWKRKIRLNMCDWIQPWSDVTSRQRMGIRRFYGSNCDCQVSPCYEEHCEELKGCEQESGFRSGDCEWDHSYCVKNADKSACAWRKTDEFTKCNLSKVKIESELS; from the exons ATGAATCTCGTAGCGTTTTACAGTATCGTGATATCAGTTTTGGTAGGTTCTTTGACGACGTGCCAGGCGTGTTCTTGCGCGAAGAGCCACCCGCAGGAAATGTATTGTCGCGCACAATTTG TAATCCGTGCCAAGATCTTGTCGCAAGAATTTCTCACAGAGGATAACAAAACTCTAGCTTTCAATCTCAGGGTCCAGAAAATCTTCAAAGGAGAGACACAATTGAACCAGACCGATGCTATTCAGCGTCACGGTTCGAAAAAACGCAGCTTGATTGCCAGGGCTTACACGGCGTCAGACGGTGCGCGGTGTGGCGTGACATTATTTAGTAACACGGTCTACCTCTTGTCAGGGAGAgtatggaaaagaaaaattcgGTTAAATATGTGCGACTGGATCCAGCCGTGGTCAGATGTTACTTCGCGACAACGAATGGGAATCAGGAGATTCTATGGCAGTAACTGCGACTGTCAAGTCTCCCCGTGCTATGAAGAGCACTGTGAGGAATTGAAAGGATGCGAACAAGAATCTGGCTTCCGCTCTGGTGACTGCGAGTGGGATCATTCCTACTGTGTCAAGAATGCTGACAAAAGCGCTTGCGCATGGCGTAAAACCGATGAATTCACAAAGTGCAACTTGTCCAAGGTGAAGATTGAATCTGAGTTGTCATGA